A window of Pyrobaculum aerophilum str. IM2 contains these coding sequences:
- a CDS encoding RNA-guided pseudouridylation complex pseudouridine synthase subunit Cbf5, giving the protein MKCPSREVFSKFEESTNPQWGKPPSQRSTEEYIKYSLVILDKPRGPSSHEVAAWVKKILGVERAGHAGTLDPKVSGVLPIAIAEGTKVLMALSRSDKVYVAVAKFHGDVDEDKLRAVLQEFQGVIYQKPPLRSAVKRQLRTRRVYSLDLLELDGRYAVIKMHVEAGTYARKIIHDIGEVLGVGANMRELRRIAVSCYTEDEAVTLQDIADAYYIWKHYGDDTYLRRVLLPIEEIARHLPKIWVRDSAVDAICNGAPLAAPGISKFETPFSKGDLVAMFTLKGELIGIGRALVGSEEVKKMERGLVARTDRVVMRRGTYPAMWKRKAKSQSDSA; this is encoded by the coding sequence GTGAAGTGCCCTTCGAGAGAGGTTTTTAGTAAGTTTGAGGAGTCGACTAATCCCCAGTGGGGTAAGCCGCCTTCTCAAAGGTCAACTGAGGAGTATATTAAATACTCGCTGGTTATATTAGACAAGCCCAGAGGGCCTAGTAGCCATGAAGTCGCCGCTTGGGTTAAAAAGATATTAGGCGTGGAAAGAGCAGGCCACGCGGGCACTCTCGATCCCAAGGTTTCGGGGGTTTTGCCTATTGCAATAGCTGAGGGCACTAAGGTCTTAATGGCCCTTTCTAGATCTGACAAGGTATACGTGGCAGTGGCTAAATTCCACGGAGATGTGGACGAGGATAAGTTAAGGGCTGTGCTACAAGAGTTCCAGGGAGTGATTTATCAAAAGCCGCCTTTACGCTCGGCTGTGAAAAGGCAACTGCGTACTCGCCGTGTTTATTCGCTGGATTTGCTGGAACTAGACGGCAGATATGCAGTTATTAAAATGCATGTCGAAGCTGGCACTTATGCGCGGAAAATTATTCACGACATAGGTGAGGTCTTAGGCGTTGGGGCAAATATGCGCGAGCTCAGGCGTATTGCGGTGTCTTGCTACACAGAGGATGAGGCTGTGACGTTGCAAGATATTGCAGACGCGTATTATATATGGAAACATTACGGCGACGACACTTATCTCAGGAGAGTGCTACTCCCAATTGAGGAAATCGCCAGGCACCTCCCTAAAATCTGGGTGCGCGACAGCGCAGTCGATGCCATTTGCAACGGCGCGCCGCTGGCGGCCCCCGGCATTTCTAAATTTGAGACGCCTTTTTCTAAGGGGGATTTAGTGGCCATGTTTACATTAAAGGGTGAGTTAATTGGCATTGGCAGGGCGTTGGTAGGCTCAGAGGAGGTTAAAAAAATGGAGAGGGGATTAGTCGCCCGTACGGACAGAGTTGTTATGCGCCGGGGTACATATCCAGCGATGTGGAAAAGAAAAGCGAAAAGTCAAAGCGATTCGGCGTAA